In the genome of Neisseria animaloris, one region contains:
- the efeB gene encoding iron uptake transporter deferrochelatase/peroxidase subunit, with amino-acid sequence MNNDNQSPIQPEKRTFLKAAVAAAATGAVAAAGGFTWGEKKGRNEEKAALMQHSTESYNCYGQHQAGITTPHQQFGIMAAFDVLAKTPKELEKLFRIITSRIEFLTQGGELQDGDAKLPPSGSGILGKIIRPDGLTVTLSVGASLFDQRFGLAAKKPKHLQEMKDFFNDKLQAEWSDGDLSLQICAFTPETCQNALRDIIKNTAQYAIIRWSIDGFLPKSEPGSAARNLLGFHDGTANPNVADPKTADQVLWTGIAANSLDEPAWTKNGSYQAVRIIRHFVEFWDRTPLQEQESIFGREKYSGAPLGMKYENDVPDYSKDPEGEVIPKDSHIRVANPRDPEFMKKHQLFRRPYNYSRGLSKASQLDVGLVFICYQANLEDGFIFVQKLLDTEPLEEYISPFGGGYFFTLPGVEKGGFFGQSLLDI; translated from the coding sequence ATGAACAACGACAACCAATCCCCTATCCAACCCGAAAAACGTACCTTCCTCAAAGCCGCCGTTGCCGCGGCCGCCACCGGTGCTGTCGCTGCCGCGGGCGGTTTCACATGGGGCGAGAAAAAAGGCCGCAACGAAGAGAAAGCCGCACTCATGCAGCATTCCACAGAAAGCTACAACTGCTACGGCCAACATCAGGCAGGCATCACCACCCCGCACCAACAATTCGGCATCATGGCTGCTTTCGACGTGCTCGCCAAAACCCCGAAAGAATTGGAAAAACTATTCCGCATCATCACCAGCCGCATCGAATTTCTCACCCAAGGAGGCGAACTGCAAGACGGCGATGCCAAACTGCCGCCTTCGGGCAGCGGCATACTCGGCAAAATCATCCGCCCCGACGGGCTAACCGTTACCCTGAGCGTCGGAGCCAGCCTGTTTGACCAACGCTTCGGGCTGGCCGCCAAAAAACCCAAACACCTGCAGGAAATGAAAGACTTCTTCAACGACAAACTGCAAGCCGAATGGAGCGACGGCGACCTCAGCCTGCAAATCTGTGCCTTTACCCCCGAAACCTGCCAAAACGCCCTGCGCGACATCATCAAAAACACCGCGCAATACGCCATCATCCGCTGGAGCATAGACGGCTTCCTACCCAAATCCGAACCCGGTTCCGCCGCCCGCAACCTGCTCGGCTTCCACGACGGCACTGCCAACCCCAACGTAGCCGACCCCAAAACCGCCGATCAGGTGCTATGGACGGGCATCGCCGCCAACAGCTTGGACGAACCCGCGTGGACGAAAAACGGCAGCTACCAAGCCGTGCGCATCATCCGCCATTTCGTCGAATTTTGGGACAGAACACCGCTGCAAGAGCAAGAAAGTATTTTCGGACGCGAAAAATACAGCGGCGCACCCTTGGGCATGAAATATGAAAACGACGTTCCCGATTACAGCAAAGACCCCGAAGGCGAAGTGATTCCGAAAGACAGCCACATACGCGTCGCCAACCCGCGCGACCCCGAATTTATGAAGAAACACCAACTGTTCAGACGGCCTTACAACTATTCGCGCGGCCTCTCCAAAGCCAGCCAACTCGATGTCGGCTTGGTGTTTATCTGCTATCAGGCCAATCTGGAAGACGGCTTCATCTTCGTGCAAAAACTGCTCGATACCGAACCGCTGGAAGAATACATCAGCCCCTTCGGCGGCGGCTATTTCTTCACGCTGCCGGGCGTTGAAAAAGGCGGCTTCTTCGGCCAAAGCCTCTTAGATATTTGA